DNA from Conexivisphaera calida:
TATACGGGCTTGCGGGGGGATTACCGATCTTTGACCGTGCTCGTCCGCGCTCATAGACATACTTTCACGGCTTAGGGATAATGCGGACTAAGGGATCGGGAGCTCAAAGATCCAAGAGAGTTCTTGTAATAACTGGACATCACATAAATCTACTGTAATATCTAAAGGGATCGCCAATCTAATTAGCCAATGATGTTCACGCGCCCGAGAGCAGGCTGACCCTCACTATGTCGAGCTCGCCTATTCCATCGACCGATGACAGCGTCTGCTCAATATCGTACGTTCCGCCCTCCCTCTCATCCATGACCAAGTCGACTATCAGTGCGCTCAGCCCGAATGCTATGGGCTCCTCAACTGTCCTGATGACATCGGCAATTCCTTTAAGCGCAGTAGATATGCGACTAGCCAGCTCCTTCAGATCCACGGAAGTCTCGGTCGGAAGGATCCTTATCCTGATGAGTACCTTGGACATCTCACACCACTCCCAAACTCCTATGGGCCCTCGAATCCGCAGTGCGGGCACTTGTACCTTATCGCGCCCTTCCTGCACTTGCTGCATCTCCAGATGAGCACTTGGCCGCACTGGGGGCAGTAAAAGCTGGTTGCGCTGTCGCCCGGGAGTATCGGCTTGTGGCAGGACGTACAACGAGGCGGCTTATAGGTCGCCTTCACGCTGTCTATTAACTCGCTCAATCCACGATGACCTCCGTTAACGGAGGGAGCCTCCGCCGGGCCTATAAATGCGTTTCCCGTCAGGTGACGTGGAGGGCCAAGGCGTCCTGAATGCGCCTCAGAACCATCGCGCCGATGACTCTAGCTCCAAGGGAAGCTATCACCCATCCACCGAGCTCGTCGAACTTCGCGCGCGGGTTATCTAGCATTCCGGAGGCATGCATCCGCTCGAGCAGACCCCACACGTCGCGGGCATCCATACGTTCATAGACGGCGCGCAGGAGCTTCTGGGCAGATTCCTCCTTGCCGTGCGCCCTCCTCCAGGTATTCTCGTACAATCTATGCGACTCCGCGAGGCTCAGCTCGCCTGATAGATAGCGGGATATTGCCCGGGCTGCCATCAATGACGACTCAACGCCCAATACATCACCCCCGCCCGTCAGCGGCTTCGCCGCCCCTGCTGCATCTCCTACCTTGAAGATGCCATCTGATCCGGACCCGGCGAACCCGCCGATCACTATCGGAGATCTCACTATTCTGTACTCTGCGCATGCAATCTTATCGATAATCGACTCCACGCCGCTCGTAATCGACGCCGGGGAAGAGCCGGCGCCGCCGACGAGCACGTCCCCGCTCTCCGACCAGACTTGCCACATGAAATATTCGCGAGATACAGCCTTGTCCACCACGACGCGCACATGACCCTCGGCGCGGTCGCCCCCGAAATGGCGACAGGTGTATTGCATGGCGTACAAAAGGCGATCGTGTCTAGGATAGGCCGATGCCCCGCGCGCATCCACGATTGCCCTAGCCGGCTGGACTCCGCTCCTCGATTCCACGCTCCCCGCACCCAGCCTAGTAGCCCTCTCGGAGAGCCTGAACCTTGCTCCGTTCGACGCCGCGGCTTCGAATAAACATCTCTCGAGTAACCTGCGATCTATCGAGATAATACCTAGGCCCTCCAAGTTCACCTCAACCTTTCCCTCACCTCTTACTTCCACCTCGCCATGACTCAGGCGGGCGCCACCCACCTCATGGCCGCACACGTTGCGGAATACCTCGAGCCCCTCAGAGGATATTATTCCAGTGCACTTGACGGGATAACCTATCTCCGAGTCGTCCTCCAAGAGCAACACGGAATATCCCATCGATGAGAGCTCAGATGCCGCTGCCAGACCAGCAGGTCCTCCTCCGACGACGACCACGTCGTGTTCCATGCATATCAGCGAGCAGTCATTCTATATTTGAACTGTGCGCCTTAGCTCAGCGTAATCCGTGCGGGCAATGTTACGAGTCCCTTTCCAACCAATCTTTGGTCAGGTTGGATGCGTTCCGGGCTGGGTTGTGGGCCGCCCTCACTATCTGGCATCGACTCAATAATATCCGAATTCACTTAAAGAATTTTATTGGTTCGGAGGTGGGCGTCGTAGTAGATGAACGGGCTGGTTTAAAATTAATTTTATTTATGCGTCAAATGCGGATCAAAGAACTATAAATATGCGCCGCAGCTTGGCATGGGTCGTTGGAGAGGGAACCCTACAACTATAGGCACAAGCAGGTGATAGTTGTCCGCACGGATATATCAATGGGTAGGGGGAAACTCGCCGCGCAGGTCGCGCACGCAGCGGTTTCATCGCTGAAGGAGGCCGAGAGATCGAGGCCTGAGTGGGCGGCGGAGTGGCTG
Protein-coding regions in this window:
- a CDS encoding elongation factor 1-beta, producing the protein MSKVLIRIRILPTETSVDLKELASRISTALKGIADVIRTVEEPIAFGLSALIVDLVMDEREGGTYDIEQTLSSVDGIGELDIVRVSLLSGA
- a CDS encoding NAD(P)/FAD-dependent oxidoreductase, with product MEHDVVVVGGGPAGLAAASELSSMGYSVLLLEDDSEIGYPVKCTGIISSEGLEVFRNVCGHEVGGARLSHGEVEVRGEGKVEVNLEGLGIISIDRRLLERCLFEAAASNGARFRLSERATRLGAGSVESRSGVQPARAIVDARGASAYPRHDRLLYAMQYTCRHFGGDRAEGHVRVVVDKAVSREYFMWQVWSESGDVLVGGAGSSPASITSGVESIIDKIACAEYRIVRSPIVIGGFAGSGSDGIFKVGDAAGAAKPLTGGGDVLGVESSLMAARAISRYLSGELSLAESHRLYENTWRRAHGKEESAQKLLRAVYERMDARDVWGLLERMHASGMLDNPRAKFDELGGWVIASLGARVIGAMVLRRIQDALALHVT
- a CDS encoding zinc finger domain-containing protein; its protein translation is MSELIDSVKATYKPPRCTSCHKPILPGDSATSFYCPQCGQVLIWRCSKCRKGAIRYKCPHCGFEGP